One genomic segment of Actinoplanes ianthinogenes includes these proteins:
- a CDS encoding ABC transporter ATP-binding protein, translating to MTEAALEIRGLTKTFGAYRAVDHVDLTVRPGTFHGIVGPNGAGKSTTIGMAVGLITPDAGTIRLLGGDALADRTRARSLTGVLPDGLDFPERLTGAELLHYCAGLRGVTSPRTRIAELIEVLGLAKGAATPLADCSTGTRKKVGLAQALLHAPRLLVLDEPFEAVDPVSAAAIRRVLRRFVAGGGTTVLSTHSMLLVEQMCDDLTVIHQGRVVAAGPVAEVAGEAGLEERFVELVGADAPGAADLSWLIAG from the coding sequence GTGACTGAGGCAGCTCTGGAAATCCGTGGCCTGACGAAGACATTCGGGGCCTATCGAGCGGTGGATCACGTCGATCTCACCGTACGGCCGGGCACGTTCCACGGCATCGTGGGACCGAACGGTGCGGGGAAATCGACCACGATCGGCATGGCGGTCGGCCTGATCACGCCGGACGCGGGCACGATCCGCCTGCTCGGCGGCGACGCGCTGGCCGACCGGACGCGGGCCCGTTCGCTGACCGGCGTGCTGCCGGACGGCCTGGACTTCCCGGAGCGGCTCACCGGCGCGGAGCTGCTGCACTACTGCGCCGGGCTGCGCGGCGTCACCTCCCCGCGGACTCGCATCGCGGAGCTGATCGAGGTGCTCGGCCTGGCCAAGGGCGCCGCCACGCCGCTCGCCGACTGCTCCACCGGCACCCGCAAGAAGGTCGGGCTGGCCCAGGCGCTGCTGCACGCGCCGCGCCTGCTGGTGCTGGACGAGCCGTTCGAGGCGGTCGACCCGGTGTCCGCGGCGGCGATCCGCCGGGTGCTGCGCCGCTTCGTCGCCGGCGGCGGCACGACGGTGCTCTCCACCCACTCGATGCTGCTGGTCGAGCAGATGTGCGACGACCTCACGGTGATCCACCAGGGCCGGGTGGTGGCGGCCGGCCCGGTCGCCGAGGTGGCCGGCGAGGCCGGCCTGGAGGAGCGGTTCGTCGAGCTGGTCGGCGCGGACGCCCCGGGCGCCGCCGACCTGAGCTGGCTGATCGCCGGATGA
- a CDS encoding ABC transporter permease translates to MALILRRAAAARGLLAAAAAVMLAAVLLLTGLTAYASASAGAGIRAAVTAADPDERSVLVRGALGTDPQARDRAVRAAYAPAHVSSVQYGSGWAVRGATGTAVPDADGIVYASLVRLDDLHEHADLVDGAWPAGKDEVALAQPAATALGLTAGRTLALTDRNTGRAVARKVSGVWRPRDSADPYWLLTPDVFAGHLPQTATYGPIVAGDPAFFTGASGGWLVLPDLSAPTLDSVGRTSDQAVATKASLPRTSGLGTSATVSTGLPELADRLTKADLVRRSTLVTPMLLVVVLGGYALSLVALLLAESRRGETALLRARGASRRQLAGLAAVEACGLVLPGVLLGPPLAVALARVQEPGARLDTGIWLVAALVGVGGVLALSLPAMRRGGTYVAETAGRKRLSMVRRVGLDLVVVALAVLSWLQLRQYAAPTGAAGLGIDPLLAAAPTLGVLTGAVLAIRLLPPVARAVAARLDRSRARSALLGTWQAGRRAHAGPMVMLALAVAAATVSWCLAATAQQSRIDQAVQQAGADLRLVETGGIAPAGRGDQLAALPGVRAVAPAWRDFVPLVSGKDPAELVALDAAIGRDVVQARDDAFGAPVSEVLGKLASDGGPGETGTLKPGRITSSAPIRTVAVFTGGRRVDLGLSDRGHPITFTASGPGLLGFKVAGTGRWKITGQDGDFQVTDQGHALLYPSPEGAYQVTGGLTMAFQGAWTPVPIVVTAGVKDALGKVTFLNLGTGGVPVKVVAVVSRVPGTAGGPAILADRAALDARLFGFGVVHDTSEWWLSGTAPDLTGLPGLRVLDRRALATTGDAYGTAARIALFGAALGAMLLAAAGIAADARATARHRSVELAVLHTLGAGPRLLARSLVVEQALLAGLGALAGLGVGLLVATTMAPLLVLTPAAGRPVPDALLQILWGRTLGSAAVLVAIALAVSATTALSATRRLPATRLRLGEDQ, encoded by the coding sequence ATGGCGCTGATTCTTCGGCGTGCGGCGGCAGCTCGGGGACTGCTCGCCGCGGCGGCCGCGGTCATGCTGGCCGCGGTGCTCCTGCTCACGGGGCTGACCGCGTACGCTTCCGCCTCGGCCGGCGCGGGCATCCGCGCCGCGGTCACGGCCGCTGACCCGGACGAACGCTCGGTGCTGGTGCGTGGCGCGCTCGGCACCGATCCGCAGGCGCGCGACAGGGCGGTCCGGGCCGCGTACGCCCCGGCACACGTCAGCAGCGTCCAGTACGGCTCCGGCTGGGCCGTGCGTGGCGCGACCGGCACGGCGGTCCCGGACGCGGACGGCATCGTCTACGCCTCGCTGGTCCGGCTCGACGACCTGCACGAGCACGCCGACCTGGTGGACGGCGCCTGGCCGGCCGGGAAGGACGAGGTGGCGCTGGCCCAGCCGGCCGCCACCGCGCTCGGGCTGACCGCCGGTCGCACGCTGGCGCTCACCGACCGGAACACCGGGCGTGCCGTCGCCCGCAAGGTCAGCGGCGTCTGGCGGCCGCGGGACTCGGCCGACCCGTACTGGCTGCTCACCCCGGACGTGTTCGCCGGGCACCTGCCGCAGACGGCGACCTACGGGCCGATCGTCGCCGGCGACCCGGCGTTCTTCACCGGGGCGTCCGGCGGCTGGCTGGTGCTGCCGGACCTCTCCGCGCCGACGCTGGACTCGGTCGGGCGTACGTCGGACCAGGCGGTCGCGACCAAGGCGAGCCTGCCGCGGACCTCGGGTCTGGGGACGTCGGCGACCGTGTCCACCGGCCTGCCGGAGCTGGCCGATCGCCTGACCAAGGCGGACCTGGTCCGGCGTTCCACCCTGGTCACCCCGATGCTGCTGGTGGTGGTCCTCGGCGGCTACGCGCTGTCCCTGGTCGCGCTGCTGCTGGCGGAGTCCCGGCGCGGCGAGACCGCGCTGCTGCGCGCCCGCGGCGCGTCCCGCCGCCAGCTCGCCGGCCTGGCCGCGGTCGAGGCGTGCGGGCTGGTGCTGCCGGGCGTGCTGCTCGGCCCGCCGCTCGCCGTGGCGCTGGCCCGGGTGCAGGAGCCCGGTGCCCGGCTCGACACCGGGATCTGGCTGGTCGCGGCCCTGGTCGGGGTCGGCGGCGTGCTCGCCCTGAGCCTGCCGGCGATGCGCCGCGGCGGCACCTACGTCGCGGAGACCGCCGGCCGCAAGCGCCTGTCGATGGTCCGCCGCGTCGGCCTGGACCTGGTCGTCGTCGCCCTGGCCGTGCTCAGCTGGCTCCAGCTGCGGCAGTACGCGGCACCCACCGGCGCCGCCGGCCTCGGCATCGACCCGCTGCTCGCCGCCGCGCCCACCCTCGGCGTGCTGACCGGCGCCGTCCTGGCGATCCGGTTGCTGCCGCCGGTGGCCCGGGCCGTGGCCGCCCGGCTGGACCGCAGCCGGGCCCGGTCCGCGCTGCTGGGCACCTGGCAGGCCGGCCGGCGCGCGCACGCCGGCCCGATGGTGATGCTCGCCCTCGCGGTGGCCGCGGCCACCGTCTCCTGGTGCCTGGCCGCCACCGCCCAGCAGTCCCGCATCGACCAGGCGGTTCAGCAGGCCGGCGCGGACCTGCGGCTGGTCGAGACCGGCGGGATCGCCCCGGCCGGCCGCGGCGATCAGCTGGCCGCGCTGCCCGGAGTACGCGCCGTGGCGCCGGCCTGGCGAGACTTCGTCCCGCTGGTCTCCGGCAAGGACCCGGCCGAGCTGGTCGCGCTGGACGCCGCGATCGGCCGGGACGTGGTCCAGGCCCGCGACGACGCCTTCGGCGCACCGGTCTCCGAGGTGCTCGGCAAGCTCGCCTCGGACGGCGGGCCGGGGGAGACCGGCACCCTGAAGCCGGGCCGGATCACCAGCTCCGCGCCGATCCGCACGGTCGCGGTCTTCACCGGCGGACGACGCGTCGACCTCGGTCTCAGCGATCGCGGGCATCCGATCACGTTCACCGCGAGCGGACCCGGCCTGCTCGGTTTCAAGGTCGCCGGTACCGGCCGCTGGAAGATCACCGGGCAGGACGGCGACTTTCAGGTGACCGACCAGGGGCATGCGCTGCTCTACCCGAGCCCCGAGGGTGCCTACCAGGTCACCGGCGGCCTGACGATGGCCTTCCAGGGCGCCTGGACCCCGGTGCCGATCGTGGTCACCGCGGGGGTGAAGGACGCCCTCGGGAAGGTCACGTTTCTCAACCTGGGCACCGGCGGGGTGCCGGTGAAGGTGGTCGCCGTGGTCAGCCGGGTCCCGGGCACCGCCGGCGGGCCGGCGATCCTGGCCGACCGGGCCGCGCTCGACGCCCGGCTCTTCGGTTTCGGCGTCGTGCACGACACCAGCGAGTGGTGGCTGAGCGGCACCGCGCCGGACCTCACCGGCCTGCCCGGACTGCGCGTGCTGGACCGGCGGGCGCTGGCCACGACCGGGGACGCGTACGGGACCGCGGCCCGGATCGCGCTCTTCGGCGCCGCGCTCGGTGCGATGCTGCTGGCCGCGGCCGGCATCGCGGCGGATGCCCGGGCCACCGCCCGGCACCGCTCGGTCGAGCTGGCCGTGCTGCACACCCTGGGCGCCGGGCCGCGGCTGCTGGCCCGCTCGCTGGTCGTCGAGCAGGCGCTGCTGGCCGGGCTCGGCGCGCTCGCCGGCCTCGGCGTCGGCCTGCTGGTCGCCACCACGATGGCTCCGCTGCTGGTGCTCACCCCGGCGGCCGGGCGCCCGGTGCCGGACGCGCTGCTGCAGATCCTCTGGGGCCGCACCCTGGGCAGCGCCGCCGTGCTGGTCGCGATCGCCCTGGCGGTCAGCGCCACCACCGCGCTGTCCGCCACCCGCCGGCTGCCGGCAACCCGCCTGCGACTGGGGGAGGACCAATGA
- a CDS encoding NADPH-dependent FMN reductase codes for MTDTNLATRPTVPTDPDQHSTEPLHLAVIAGSVRDQRMSRAVAEWAAFRAATDQVEVDLIDCAEADLPDDGALRPGGSSPSGVAARIDAADAFLIVTPEYNHSYPAGLKRLIDWHYREWMFKPAAILSYGVQGGLLAAEHLRGVFAELHVVTTRRVVGLSRPWEHLGPVGFDPPAAGGRGLRRGPARAQLVGDDPADRPARPPLRPMTALLAGCPRPTRCRCRLRPAGVCLPGHEVASR; via the coding sequence ATGACCGACACGAACCTGGCCACCCGGCCCACCGTCCCGACCGATCCGGATCAGCACAGCACCGAGCCGCTGCACCTCGCGGTGATCGCCGGCAGCGTCCGTGACCAGCGAATGAGCCGCGCCGTCGCGGAATGGGCGGCGTTCCGCGCGGCCACCGACCAGGTCGAGGTCGACCTGATCGACTGCGCCGAGGCGGACCTGCCCGACGACGGGGCGCTGCGTCCCGGCGGCAGTTCGCCGTCCGGTGTGGCGGCCCGCATCGACGCCGCCGACGCCTTCCTGATCGTCACCCCGGAGTACAACCACAGCTACCCGGCCGGCCTGAAGCGCCTGATCGACTGGCACTACCGGGAGTGGATGTTCAAACCGGCGGCCATCCTCAGCTACGGCGTGCAGGGCGGCCTGCTCGCCGCCGAACACCTGCGCGGCGTCTTCGCCGAACTCCACGTGGTCACCACCCGCCGTGTCGTCGGCCTGTCCCGCCCGTGGGAGCACCTCGGCCCGGTCGGCTTCGACCCGCCCGCGGCCGGTGGGCGAGGCCTTCGACGCGGCCCTGCACGAGCTCAGCTGGTGGGCGACGACCCTGCGGACCGCCCGGCACGACCGCCCCTACGCCCGATGACCGCCCTCCTCGCAGGCTGCCCCCGGCCAACCCGCTGCCGATGCCGGTTGCGGCCCGCCGGGGTCTGCCTGCCAGGCCACGAGGTTGCCAGCCGGTAG
- a CDS encoding ABC transporter ATP-binding protein, with protein MTDLADLERKAAERAAARAGGQDRLSGHIVCDGLVRIFRTEGVEVMALQGLDLVVDRGELLAVVGASGSGKSTMLNILSGLDEPTAGIAKVAGFDLLGMTAKKRLEYRRKVVGFVWQQTARNLLPYLTARENVELPMRLAGNRKRKRAQELLEMVGVGGKAGRRPAEMSGGEQQRCAVAVALANDPEVLFADEPTGELDEATADEVFGALRTVNAELGVTVVVVTHDRNVADQVRRAVAIRDGKTASEVRRSARLAEDGTEHHVTEEYAVLDRAGRLQLPAAFVEALSLRDRVRLNLEPDHVEVRPGEQA; from the coding sequence ATGACCGATCTGGCTGATTTGGAGCGGAAGGCGGCGGAACGCGCCGCGGCCCGGGCCGGCGGTCAGGACCGGCTCAGCGGGCACATCGTCTGCGACGGCCTGGTCCGGATCTTCCGGACCGAGGGCGTCGAGGTGATGGCCCTGCAAGGCCTGGACCTGGTGGTCGACCGCGGGGAGCTGCTGGCCGTCGTCGGCGCGTCCGGCTCCGGCAAGTCCACCATGCTCAACATCCTGTCCGGGCTCGACGAGCCGACCGCCGGCATCGCCAAGGTGGCCGGATTCGATCTGCTCGGCATGACCGCGAAGAAGCGCCTCGAATACCGGCGGAAGGTCGTCGGGTTCGTCTGGCAGCAGACCGCGCGTAACCTGCTGCCGTACCTGACCGCCCGGGAGAACGTCGAGCTCCCGATGCGCCTGGCCGGCAACCGCAAGCGGAAGCGGGCGCAGGAGCTGCTGGAGATGGTCGGGGTGGGCGGCAAGGCCGGCCGCCGCCCGGCCGAGATGTCCGGCGGCGAGCAGCAGCGCTGCGCGGTCGCGGTCGCCCTGGCCAACGACCCGGAGGTGCTGTTCGCCGACGAGCCGACCGGTGAGCTGGACGAGGCCACCGCGGACGAGGTGTTCGGCGCGCTGCGCACGGTCAACGCCGAGCTCGGCGTGACCGTCGTGGTGGTCACCCACGACCGGAACGTGGCCGACCAGGTCCGCCGGGCGGTCGCGATCCGCGACGGCAAGACCGCCTCCGAGGTACGCCGTTCCGCCCGGCTCGCCGAGGACGGCACCGAGCATCACGTCACCGAGGAGTACGCCGTGCTGGACCGGGCCGGCCGGTTGCAGCTGCCGGCCGCGTTCGTCGAGGCGCTGAGCCTGCGCGACCGGGTCCGCCTCAACCTCGAACCCGACCACGTCGAAGTCCGCCCGGGGGAGCAAGCATGA
- a CDS encoding FtsX-like permease family protein, with amino-acid sequence MSELGSVLRRVRAFAGQLTLLAVLAALAAFLVSGPVRLANGRTDDGLRGDIAKLPAASRDLTYSGIRQGGEPSRAEGSGRLEPIHRGLPEPLPGMVAGSWYIAETELSSIRPAGVEPGECPNLVRVRWQTGSNGTVTMVDGRGPKSGRTPELVIGRDAAAALGIKVGDRVSLGSEAGRVEAAVVGIFTPVNPADPIWSDQELAPGACPDPREGQRSEAVLLTDQPGVIRIGAALANLGDRWRYRLDEKRITADQVKVLTKAVATARRVPPELTALQSSLDTTLGQFDEQVGAVRALLAVVQAGILATAAGLILLAARLMADRRRAEFALVRARGGAVRTVAGRTVRETLTVVPIAVAAGWLAGLLLPGRAAPEEPLLVLAVALVAVLAAPLFAALGARHPAFSGHRPDAASLRPSPRRLTAEAFLVLLAGGGIYLLRRRGLDAGAGVDPYLIAAPVLLALAASVVALRLVPFPLRWAGNLTARARGAIAFLGLSGAGRAPLHSGPLAVLVVAIATGLFTGTVTSTVGAARDHAAELAVPADATVSGYRFGPDVADRIAALPHVTKATSMLLYQGATVRGDTTPLLTQTQAMVVDAATAGLDLPDVLVGAKPGGAAVPVIVSPRLAAQLGGGGGRVEVQGRDYAFTVARVQATVPGLSTEARDFMVLPRQAMPIPDFQPILPNRILVAGSGFDPERVRQAADDSQRALLAGLTGKQQKDGALAVPAVVTTRTAYRATLEQRGVDGALSFTFAAGMIAAAALSLTAVALAVLTGAPARGRTLSRLRTMGLSPRQGRRLLIFEILPLIGVAVLAGGLAGFVLPALIGPALGLSGFTSGVTAGITLDPWFAGGVLVVAAFAVLAALVVENIANRRLRLGTVLRLGEEQS; translated from the coding sequence ATGAGCGAGCTCGGGAGCGTGCTGAGGCGGGTTCGTGCGTTCGCCGGCCAGCTCACGCTGCTCGCCGTGCTCGCCGCGCTGGCCGCGTTCCTGGTCTCCGGCCCGGTCCGGCTGGCCAACGGCCGCACGGACGACGGCCTGCGCGGCGACATCGCCAAGCTGCCCGCCGCCAGCCGCGACCTGACCTACTCCGGCATCCGGCAGGGCGGCGAGCCCAGCCGGGCGGAGGGTTCCGGCCGGTTGGAGCCGATCCATCGGGGTCTGCCCGAGCCGCTGCCCGGGATGGTCGCCGGCTCCTGGTACATCGCCGAGACCGAGCTGTCCTCGATCCGCCCGGCCGGGGTCGAGCCCGGCGAGTGCCCCAACCTTGTCCGGGTGCGCTGGCAGACCGGCTCGAACGGGACCGTCACGATGGTCGACGGCAGGGGACCGAAGTCCGGCCGGACGCCCGAGCTGGTCATCGGGCGGGACGCGGCGGCGGCGCTCGGCATCAAGGTCGGCGACCGGGTCAGCCTCGGCTCCGAGGCGGGCCGCGTCGAGGCGGCCGTCGTCGGCATCTTCACGCCGGTCAACCCGGCCGACCCGATCTGGTCCGACCAGGAGCTCGCCCCGGGCGCCTGCCCCGACCCGCGGGAGGGCCAGCGCAGCGAGGCGGTGCTGCTCACCGACCAGCCCGGCGTCATCAGGATCGGCGCCGCGCTGGCGAACCTGGGCGACCGGTGGCGCTACCGCCTGGACGAGAAGCGCATCACCGCGGACCAGGTGAAGGTCCTGACCAAGGCGGTGGCCACCGCGCGGCGCGTCCCGCCCGAGCTGACCGCCCTGCAGAGCAGCCTGGACACCACGCTCGGCCAGTTCGACGAGCAGGTGGGCGCGGTGCGGGCGCTGCTGGCGGTGGTCCAGGCCGGCATCCTGGCCACCGCGGCCGGGCTGATCCTGCTCGCCGCGCGGCTGATGGCCGACCGGCGGCGGGCCGAGTTCGCGCTGGTCCGGGCGCGGGGCGGGGCGGTACGCACGGTCGCCGGCCGCACCGTGCGGGAGACCCTGACCGTGGTGCCGATCGCGGTGGCCGCCGGCTGGCTGGCCGGCCTCCTGCTCCCCGGCCGGGCCGCGCCCGAGGAGCCGCTGCTCGTGCTGGCGGTCGCGCTGGTCGCGGTGCTGGCCGCCCCGCTCTTCGCCGCGCTCGGCGCCCGGCACCCGGCGTTCTCCGGGCACCGGCCGGACGCGGCCTCGCTGCGGCCGTCGCCGCGCCGGCTGACCGCCGAGGCGTTCCTGGTGCTGCTCGCCGGCGGCGGGATCTACCTGCTGCGGCGGCGCGGGCTGGACGCCGGGGCGGGGGTGGACCCGTACCTGATCGCCGCGCCGGTCCTGCTCGCCCTGGCCGCCTCGGTGGTGGCGCTGCGGCTGGTGCCGTTCCCGCTGCGCTGGGCCGGGAACCTGACCGCCCGGGCCCGCGGCGCGATCGCCTTCCTCGGCCTCAGCGGCGCCGGCCGCGCCCCGCTGCACTCCGGCCCGCTCGCGGTGCTGGTCGTGGCGATCGCCACCGGCCTGTTCACCGGCACGGTGACCAGCACCGTCGGCGCCGCCCGGGACCACGCGGCGGAGCTGGCCGTCCCGGCCGACGCGACGGTCAGCGGCTACCGGTTCGGCCCGGACGTGGCGGACCGGATCGCCGCGCTGCCGCACGTCACCAAGGCCACCTCGATGCTGCTGTACCAGGGCGCCACGGTGCGCGGCGACACCACGCCGCTGCTCACCCAGACCCAGGCCATGGTGGTGGACGCGGCGACCGCCGGGCTGGACCTGCCGGACGTGCTGGTCGGCGCGAAGCCCGGCGGGGCGGCGGTGCCGGTGATCGTCTCGCCGCGGCTCGCCGCGCAGCTCGGCGGCGGCGGCGGGCGGGTCGAGGTGCAGGGCCGGGACTACGCGTTCACCGTCGCGCGCGTCCAGGCGACCGTGCCCGGCCTGAGCACCGAGGCCCGGGACTTCATGGTGCTGCCGCGGCAGGCCATGCCGATCCCGGACTTCCAGCCGATCCTGCCGAACCGGATCCTGGTGGCAGGTTCCGGGTTCGACCCGGAGCGGGTCCGGCAGGCCGCCGACGACAGCCAGCGCGCCCTTCTGGCCGGGCTCACCGGCAAGCAGCAGAAGGACGGGGCGCTGGCGGTTCCCGCGGTGGTGACCACCCGGACCGCCTACCGGGCCACGCTGGAGCAGCGCGGCGTCGACGGCGCGCTCAGCTTCACCTTCGCGGCCGGCATGATCGCCGCGGCGGCGCTGTCGCTGACCGCGGTGGCGCTCGCCGTGCTGACCGGCGCCCCGGCCCGCGGCCGGACGCTGTCCCGGCTGCGGACCATGGGCCTGTCCCCGCGGCAGGGCCGCCGCCTGCTGATCTTCGAGATCCTGCCGCTGATCGGGGTGGCCGTGCTGGCCGGCGGGCTGGCCGGGTTCGTGCTGCCCGCACTGATCGGCCCGGCGCTGGGCCTGAGCGGCTTCACCTCCGGGGTGACCGCCGGGATCACCCTCGACCCGTGGTTCGCCGGCGGTGTCCTGGTCGTCGCGGCGTTCGCCGTGCTGGCCGCGCTCGTCGTGGAGAACATCGCCAACCGCCGCCTGCGCCTGGGCACGGTGCTGAGGTTGGGAGAGGAGCAGTCATGA
- a CDS encoding carbohydrate ABC transporter permease, whose amino-acid sequence MMTATPLATAPELKAETPGAAALAKKRLSSPWASLAAIVIAVLWTLPTFGLLLSSFRPEMDIKRTGWWTFFTNPQVTLDNYRAVFDSDTGVNLGTYFVNSLMICIPSVLIPVSLAALAAYAFAWVNFRGKNILFVAVFALQIVPLQVTLIPLLTIFAKAGIAGTFWPLWLAHTTFALPLAIYLLHNFIKEIPATLIEAARVDGAGHVSIFFKVMLPLLTPALAAFGIFQFLWVWNDLLVALVFAGGGDTVAPITLQLANLTGTRGTAWHLLASGTFVSIIVPVTVFLLLQRYFVRGLLAGSVKG is encoded by the coding sequence ATGATGACGGCCACCCCTTTGGCGACCGCTCCGGAGCTCAAGGCTGAGACCCCGGGCGCGGCGGCCCTCGCGAAAAAGCGGCTCAGCTCGCCGTGGGCGTCCCTGGCCGCGATCGTGATCGCGGTGCTGTGGACGCTCCCGACGTTCGGCCTGCTGCTCTCGTCGTTCCGCCCGGAGATGGACATCAAGCGGACCGGCTGGTGGACGTTCTTCACCAACCCGCAGGTCACGCTGGACAACTACCGCGCGGTCTTCGACAGCGACACCGGCGTCAACCTGGGCACCTACTTCGTCAACTCGCTGATGATCTGCATCCCCTCGGTGCTGATCCCGGTCTCGCTGGCGGCCCTGGCGGCGTACGCGTTCGCCTGGGTCAACTTCCGCGGCAAGAACATCCTGTTCGTCGCGGTCTTCGCCCTGCAGATCGTCCCGCTCCAGGTCACCCTGATCCCGCTGCTGACCATCTTCGCGAAAGCCGGGATCGCCGGGACGTTCTGGCCGCTGTGGCTGGCGCACACCACGTTCGCCCTGCCGCTGGCGATCTACCTGCTGCACAACTTCATCAAGGAGATCCCGGCCACCCTCATCGAGGCCGCCCGGGTGGACGGCGCGGGCCACGTGTCGATCTTCTTCAAGGTGATGTTGCCGCTGCTCACCCCGGCCCTCGCGGCCTTCGGCATCTTCCAGTTCCTCTGGGTGTGGAACGACCTGCTGGTCGCCCTGGTCTTCGCCGGCGGCGGCGACACGGTCGCCCCGATCACCCTCCAGCTGGCCAACCTCACCGGCACCCGCGGCACGGCGTGGCACCTGCTGGCCTCCGGCACGTTCGTCTCCATCATCGTGCCGGTCACGGTGTTCCTGCTGCTCCAGCGCTACTTCGTGCGAGGCCTCCTCGCCGGCAGCGTCAAGGGGTAG
- a CDS encoding ABC transporter ATP-binding protein, translating to MSVVEVSGLSREYGTGERVVHALSTVSFSADKGELVAVRGRSGAGKTTLLNLIGGLDRPTAGTIAVAGRDVTSASEADLLELRRDTIGFVFQSFGLIPILSAAENVSIPMRLAKRDPATRDERVSVLLELVGLGGQANQRPGELSGGQQQRVALARALANDPDLLIADEPTGQLDSDTGRAIMDLLRAIVDARGMTALVATHDPNLIDRADRVLTLRDGRLVESL from the coding sequence ATGAGCGTCGTGGAGGTCTCCGGGCTGTCCCGGGAATACGGAACGGGGGAGCGGGTGGTGCACGCCCTCTCGACCGTCTCGTTCAGTGCCGACAAGGGCGAGCTGGTCGCGGTCCGCGGCCGGTCCGGGGCCGGCAAGACCACCCTGCTTAACCTGATCGGCGGCCTCGACCGCCCGACCGCTGGCACCATCGCGGTCGCCGGCCGGGACGTCACCTCCGCCTCCGAGGCCGACCTGCTGGAACTGCGCCGGGACACGATCGGCTTCGTCTTCCAGTCGTTCGGCCTGATCCCGATCCTGTCCGCGGCCGAGAACGTCAGCATCCCGATGCGCCTGGCCAAACGGGACCCGGCCACCCGGGACGAGCGGGTGTCGGTGCTGCTGGAGCTGGTCGGTCTCGGCGGGCAGGCCAACCAGCGGCCCGGCGAGCTCTCCGGCGGCCAGCAGCAGCGGGTGGCGCTGGCCCGCGCCCTGGCCAACGACCCGGACCTGCTGATCGCCGACGAGCCGACCGGCCAGCTGGACTCGGACACCGGCCGGGCCATCATGGACCTGCTCCGGGCCATCGTCGACGCGCGCGGCATGACCGCGCTCGTCGCCACCCACGACCCCAACCTGATCGACCGGGCCGACCGCGTCCTCACCCTGCGCGACGGTCGCCTGGTCGAGTCTCTTTAA
- a CDS encoding MerR family transcriptional regulator, producing the protein MSVTQAPPGFVLTVSEVAAAAGVAPSAVRFYEQHGVIRAERTSGDQRRFDDAAACRIKVAKLAQPVGLTVREIAEILGRLPDDPACDDWGRVAETLIAEAEARTAALKAQLAAMNSGARLCEL; encoded by the coding sequence ATGAGCGTCACGCAGGCACCGCCCGGTTTCGTCCTGACGGTGAGCGAGGTGGCCGCGGCGGCCGGGGTCGCGCCGTCCGCGGTCCGCTTCTACGAGCAGCACGGCGTCATCCGGGCCGAGCGCACCTCCGGCGACCAGCGGCGCTTCGACGACGCCGCGGCCTGCCGGATCAAGGTGGCGAAACTCGCGCAGCCGGTCGGCCTGACGGTCCGCGAGATCGCCGAGATACTGGGCCGCCTGCCGGACGATCCCGCCTGCGACGACTGGGGCCGGGTCGCCGAGACGCTGATCGCCGAGGCGGAGGCCCGGACCGCCGCGCTCAAGGCGCAGCTCGCCGCCATGAACTCCGGCGCGCGGCTCTGCGAGCTCTGA